A window of the Branchiostoma floridae strain S238N-H82 chromosome 12, Bfl_VNyyK, whole genome shotgun sequence genome harbors these coding sequences:
- the LOC118427686 gene encoding monocarboxylate transporter 13-like, with translation MPKVRSVNSPPDGGWGWMVVASTFFVNMLTIGNMKSFGVFYAEFREVFQESAGITSFISSILGASVLMFSPFAGALSNLTSCRTAIMAGGVISAAGLVVSYFAQTMVQLFFSVGILTGFGFSLMFSPSLAMVGRYFDKRHATANGIGVCGTGIGIFAFPPLYQFLIDEFGWRGALLIVAGTALNGCVCGALMRPLHFKDDRKEENVNIEAQGITDTEPKKRPHHFCEKIMESFDVTLLKHRPFLVYCVSLFAISLGNSMIFVHLVAHAQNVGIEKTAAAFILSVLGISEAVSRPLHGLLSDKINISKVYYYMVNNTGMAVLNIAIPFGKTYTELVACMVLYGLFSGSFNTLIAVMVREYSSVSRISSGLGWALVFEGAAYLLGPPIAGWLYDATGNYGMSFYAAGIFILLSVLVLFIIPCSTTGKSLSLVSGGRSEPKQNGVEAVAFRNLGRDGRETVRIDSGQSNPGFVVNALT, from the exons ATGCCCAAAGTGCGATCCGTTAACAGCCCCCCGGACGGCGGGTGGGGTTGGATGGTGGTCGCCAGCACATTCTTCGTCAACATGCTGACGATTGGGAACATGAAGTCTTTCGGAGTGTTCTACGCAGAGTTCCGGGAGGTTTTCCAGGAGAGTGCGGGGATAACGTCATTCATCAGCTCTATCCTAGGGGCTTCCGTCTTGATGTTTT CTCCCTTCGCTGGTGCCTTGAGCAACCTGACCAGCTGCCGTACTGCGATCATGGCAGGGGGCGTCATTTCCGCCGCCGGACTTGTCGTCAGCTACTTCGCACAGACGATGGTACAACTGTTCTTCAGCGTGGGGATCCTTACAG GATTTGGCTTTTCCCTGATGTTCTCACCAAGCCTGGCTATGGTTGGACGCTACTTTGACAAGCGGCACGCCACAGCCAATGGGATCGGAGTATGCGGAACGGGCATCGGCATTTTCGCGTTTCCTCCACTCTACCAGTTCCTCATAGATGAGTTCGGGTGGAGGGGTGCTTTACTGATTGTCGCTGGCACAGCTTTGAACGGCTGCGTCTGCGGTGCCTTGATGAGACCCTTACATTTTAAAGATGATcgcaaagaagaaaatgtcaacattgaagCCCAGGGTATTACTGACACAGAACCAAAGAAAAGACCCCATCATTTCTGTGAGAAAATCATGGAATCATTTGACGTGACCTTACTGAAACATCGCCCCTTCCTCGTGTACTGCGTGTCGTTATTCGCAATCTCGCTGGGCAACTCCATGATTTTTGTGCACCTTGTAGCGCATGCTCAAAACGTCGGGATAGAGAAAACAGCAGCCGCCTTTATCTTGTCAGTTTTGGGCATCTCCGAGGCAGTGTCAAGACCTTTACACGGGTTGCTGTCGGACAAAATAAACATCAGTAAGGTCTACTACTACATGGTTAACAACACGGGAATGGCCGTACTCAACATCGCCATACCGTTCGGTAAAACGTACACAGAGCTCGTGGCGTGCATGGTGCTGTACGGACTGTTCTCGGGAAGTTTCAACACACTCATAGCCGTGATGGTGCGGGAATACAGCAGCGTTTCCCGGATCTCCAGTGGGCTGGGCTGGGCGCTCGTCTTCGAAGGGGCTGCCTACCTGCTTGGTCCACCTATTGCAG GATGGCTATATGACGCAACAGGCAACTACGGCATGTCCTTCTACGCGGCTGGCATTTTCATCCTTCTGTCTGTGCTTGTGCTTTTCATCATTCCGTGTTCAACAACAGGGAAATCATTATCGCTTGTTTCTGGCGGGCGCAGTGAGCCCAAACAGAACGGAGTTGAGGCGGTGGCCTTCAGAAATCTGGGGCGGGACGGTAGAGAAACTGTCAGGATTGACTCAGGACAAAGTAACCCTGGTTTTGTAGTGAATGCACTAACTTAG